A section of the Euwallacea similis isolate ESF13 chromosome 9, ESF131.1, whole genome shotgun sequence genome encodes:
- the LOC136411174 gene encoding uncharacterized protein: MYLFLSTFCVLLYVLDYLFSTKLKQMASPELMKVSSPLHPINKESYEAYSTHTQFRTFERGFTVPSENKNLYFKSESYLTAVDPSENIKVKGPMASQKLILYMKKFRKIVNQINCLMCLSDFKKEEGKPHSGYLEMDRILAIMTLKWLKHREELDKRYEPKCFKYFYNDPPKTNNRVHILHIKWTVKFMALGRRFFSFIECDNGVTVYGTNVDYIGRKIELNFWGPYKFENLPEKFRITARIYTWDPDVTPSIRAVGDIIIDDRVLKGKNLQIKASSSNVLREYFELLGLTVTLQHNGREPVTYQTLACDP, translated from the exons atgtatttgtttttgagtACTTTCTGTGTTTTGTTATATGTTTTGGACTATTTGTTCAGCACCAAATTAAA ACAAATGGCTAGTCCAGAATTAATGAAAGTCTCTTCCCCACTCCACccaataaataaagaaagcTATGAAGCCTATTCCACCCATACTCAATTCCGCACCTTCGAGCGCGGATTTACCGTTCCCTCAGAGAACAAAAACCTTTACTTTAAATCTGAGTCATACCTCACTGCGGTTGACCcatctgaaaatattaaagtaaaagGCCCCATGGcctctcaaaaattaatcttgtatatgaagaaatttagaaaaatcgtTAATCAGATAAACTGCCTCATGTGCTTGAGCGACTTTAAGAAGGAAGAAGGAAAGCCCCACTCTGGCTATCTGGAGATGGACAGAATTCTTGCTATCATGA CATTAAAGTGGTTGAAACATAGAGAAGAATTGGATAAACGATACGAACccaaatgttttaaatatttttataatgatcCTCCAAAAACCAATAATAGAGTGCATATTCTCCATATAAAATGGACTGTCAAGTTTATGGCGTTAGGGAGAAGGTTTTTCAGCTTTATAGAGTGCGATAATGGGGTTACAGTCTATGGCACTAATGTAGATTACATTGGAAGAAAAATAGAGCTCAATTTCTGGGGACCTTACAAATTTGAGAACTTGCCTGAAAAATTCCGCATCACCGCGAGAATCTATACGTGGGATCCTGATGTCACCCCTTCAATTAGAGCAGTCGGAGATATAATTATAGACGATAGAGTTCTCAAGggaaaaaatttgcaaatcaaAGCTTCCAGCTCAAACGTACTTAGAGAATACTTTGAGTTGCTAGGTCTGACAGTCACTTTACAACATAATGGAAGAGAACCAGTCACGTACCAAACACTGGCTTGTGATccttaa